From the genome of Colletotrichum destructivum chromosome 10, complete sequence, one region includes:
- a CDS encoding Putative major facilitator, sugar transporter, major facilitator superfamily translates to MAATTTHDAHDEKDLSVHEAKQPAVVITKTAIGDEAFQQAMLKEPPSWFGNPIIIPAIMVAFCCSTTNGYDGSLFGTLLSNDDFKDFFGVENKGIAAGIVTAMYQIGSVVSIPFVGPAIDTWGRRVGMFLGSLIIIIGVIIQITCIQTGSVNQFMAGRFFLGFGVQIAAAAGPIYVVEVAHPAHRGVCGGLYNVMWPVGALVASSAARGALDLGGSTSWAIPVGLQAMFPGIILLGSLFLPESPRWLYTNNKREEARQILSRLHARGNSDSEWVKLQINEYEEFLELEGSDKKWWDYRALFKNRASFYRLTCNCLVSCFGQWAGNGIVSYFLSAFLDTAGIRGDSTQMNVQMGMNAIQIVFAAAGASIVDGVGRRPMLIVVNIVCGLCWIGVIVPASIANIVDMDDKDAAAAINPNVSRAMLAWVYIFQICYSAGWTPMQALYPVEVLSYEIRAKGMAFSGLFTNFALLSNQFGVPVALEDIQWRTYIVFCVWCFVQAGILYFLVPETKNRTLEELDIIFSSPNPVKASTAKKHYEVDASANIVHVEGSTGHDTREV, encoded by the exons AtggccgccaccaccacccacgaCGCCCACGATGAGAAGGACCTCAGCGTCCACGAGGCGAAGCAGccggccgtcgtcatcaccaagacggccatcGGTGACGAGGCCTTCCAGCAGGCGATGCTGAAGGAGCCGCCTTCCTGGTTCGGCaaccccatcatcatcccgGCCATCATGGTCGccttctgctgctcgacgaccAACGGCTACGACGGCTCGCTATTCGGCACGCTGCTGTCCAACGATGATTTCAAGGACTTCTTTGGCGTCGAAAACAAGGGAATCGCAGCTG GCATCGTCACCGCCATGTACCAGATCGGCAGCGTCGTCTCGATCCCCTTCGTCGGCCCCGCCATCGACACCTGGGGCCGCCGCGTCGGCATGTTCCTCGGCtccctcatcatcatcatcggcgtcatCATCCAGATCACCTGCATCCAGACCGGCAGCGTCAACCAGTTCATGGCCggccgcttcttcctcggcttcggcgtccagatcgccgccgccgccggccccatctacgtcgtcgaggtcgcccaCCCGGCCCACCGCGGCGTCTGCGGCGGTCTCTACAACGTCATGTGgcccgtcggcgccctcgttGCCAGCAGTGCTGCccgcggcgccctcgacctcggcggctcCACGAGCTGGGCCATCCCCGTCGGTCTCCAGGCCAT gTTCCCCggcatcatcctcctcggctcCCTTTTCCTCCCCGAGTCCCCCCGCTGGCTCTacaccaacaacaagcgcgaggaggcccgGCAGATCCTCAGCCGCCTCCACGCGCGCGgcaacagcgacagcgagTGGGTCAAGCTCCAGATCAACGAGTATGAGGAgttcctcgagctcgagggctCCGACAAGAAGTGGTGGGACTACCGCGCTCTCTTCAAGAACCGCGCCTCCTTCTACCGCCTCACCTGCAACTGTCTCGTCTCGTGCTTCGGCCAGTGggccggcaacggcatcgTCTCCTACTTCCTCAGCGCCTTCCTCGACACCGCCGGCATCCGCGGCGACTCGACCCAGATGAACGTCCAGATGGGCATGAACGCCATCCagatcgtcttcgccgccgccggcgcctccatcgtcgacggcgtcggccgccggcccatgctcatcgtcgtcaacatcGTCTGCGGCCTCTGCTGgatcggcgtcatcgtcccggcctccatcgccaacatcgtcgacatggacgacaaggacgccgccgccgccatcaaccCCAACGTCTCCCGCGCCATGCTGGCCTGGGTCTACATCTTCCAGATCTGCTACTCCGCCGGCTGGACCCCGATGCAGGCCCTGTACCCGGTCGAGGTCCTCAGCTACGAGATCCGAGCCAAGGGCATGGCCTTCAGCGGTCTCTTCACCAACTTCG ccCTTCTCTCCAACCAGTTTGGTGTCcccgtcgccctcgaagACATCCAGTGGAGGACTTACATCGTCTTCTGCGTCTGGTGCTtcgtccaggccggcatCCTCTacttcctcgtccccgagaccaagaaccGCACT ctcgaggagctcgacatcATCTTCTCGTCCCCCAACCCCGTCAAGGCCTCCACGGCCAAGAAGCActacgaggtcgacgccagTGCCAACATCGTCCATGTGGAGGGCAGCACCGGCCACGATACCAGAGAGGTCTAG